Proteins encoded by one window of Desulfotignum phosphitoxidans DSM 13687:
- a CDS encoding alpha/beta fold hydrolase: MMEKTLPRPILIKSKNHSKIALYHYANPTSNFLPVILTHGTFSNAIICAKLAEFLNFNGFECWIYEWVGHGNSKYGSFFPDAEDFALNDVPAVIQKVLTLTNKKSCIWVAHSGGGFLPFIYMARNLHQQYAIERLVGIGSQAFGVGKTCFGQVITRTIPIINRFFGKVPGPFFGLGPEDEISGFLNQWCQWNRSGKWIGKDGFNYYKAMKDIHLPTLLISGRNDIIAPPDGCRKMLKPLGSTQKKIIVCSKAAGYLENYNHPRLIASKNAKAEIWPIVLQFVKNKERGIGGLVS, from the coding sequence ATGATGGAAAAGACTCTCCCTAGACCGATACTTATTAAAAGTAAAAATCATAGTAAAATAGCTCTTTACCATTACGCAAATCCAACAAGTAATTTTTTACCTGTAATTTTAACACATGGGACATTTTCAAACGCAATTATTTGCGCGAAGCTTGCGGAATTTTTAAATTTTAATGGGTTTGAGTGCTGGATTTACGAATGGGTTGGACATGGGAATAGCAAATACGGATCCTTTTTTCCGGATGCAGAAGATTTTGCCTTAAATGACGTTCCTGCTGTGATTCAAAAGGTACTTACACTGACTAATAAGAAATCCTGTATTTGGGTTGCCCATAGTGGAGGTGGATTTTTGCCGTTTATATATATGGCAAGAAATCTTCATCAGCAGTATGCAATAGAACGACTTGTGGGAATAGGATCACAAGCTTTTGGTGTAGGCAAAACGTGTTTTGGTCAAGTAATTACACGAACGATTCCGATCATTAATCGATTTTTTGGTAAAGTACCAGGTCCGTTTTTTGGGCTGGGACCCGAAGATGAAATTTCGGGATTCTTAAATCAATGGTGCCAATGGAACCGTTCTGGAAAATGGATAGGAAAAGACGGCTTTAACTATTACAAGGCAATGAAGGACATTCACTTGCCAACTTTATTGATATCAGGGAGAAATGATATCATAGCACCACCCGATGGGTGCCGAAAAATGCTTAAGCCTTTAGGCAGTACACAAAAGAAAATCATTGTTTGCTCAAAAGCAGCGGGTTACTTAGAAAATTATAACCATCCAAGATTGATTGCCAGTAAAAATGCAAAGGCAGAAATATGGCCTATCGTACTTCAGTTCGTTAAGAATAAAGAAAGGGGCATAGGGGGGCTGGTGTCTTGA
- a CDS encoding DUF2141 domain-containing protein, translating to MIKKTVLLLLTFAMLSFSEATPEETYSLTVKSVGFRNSEGEILFALYNKDGSIPDEKYKNYFKKGVSQIDKNGTATFIFTDLPKGSYAVNILHDENKNGKIDKKFLLPIPSEGIGFSNYESIGMSDRPNFSKASFLVKSDMEKVIKVIYL from the coding sequence ATGATTAAAAAAACAGTCCTGTTATTACTGACTTTTGCAATGCTTTCCTTTAGTGAAGCAACTCCTGAAGAAACCTATTCATTAACGGTAAAATCAGTAGGATTCAGGAATTCTGAAGGAGAGATTCTGTTTGCATTGTACAACAAAGATGGCTCCATTCCGGATGAGAAATACAAGAATTATTTCAAAAAGGGTGTCTCGCAAATTGATAAAAATGGCACAGCCACTTTTATTTTTACAGATTTACCAAAAGGAAGTTACGCCGTAAATATTTTACACGATGAAAATAAAAACGGAAAAATAGACAAGAAATTCCTTCTGCCAATTCCAAGTGAGGGCATCGGGTTTTCAAATTATGAATCCATTGGAATGTCAGATCGCCCTAATTTTTCTAAAGCGAGTTTTTTAGTAAAATCTGATATGGAAAAAGTTATAAAAGTAATTTATCTGTAA
- a CDS encoding transposase, producing the protein MLPFFLNGYVSSVLKDVPHRQWVFSIPKRLRIYFFFYEVLKMLKKEGKITDAVIENLLSWRHSGFHVYIGDWIFSDDQAGLDNLALSYNNCFFSWTT; encoded by the coding sequence ATGCTGCCATTTTTCCTAAATGGTTATGTATCGTCTGTGCTCAAGGATGTGCCCCACCGGCAATGGGTATTCAGTATTCCCAAACGGCTGAGGATTTATTTTTTCTTTTATGAGGTTCTCAAGATGCTCAAAAAAGAGGGCAAAATAACGGACGCCGTTATCGAGAATCTGCTTTCATGGCGCCATTCAGGTTTCCATGTTTATATCGGTGACTGGATCTTTTCCGATGACCAGGCCGGTCTCGATAATCTTGCCCTATCCTACAACAACTGTTTTTTTAGCTGGACAACCTGA
- a CDS encoding IS110 family RNA-guided transposase: MKNTITIGIDLGDKFHIAVVFDGEGNELETAQVTNTKAGVSKFFQRYKHARVAMEAGTHSPWISRLLGEMGLTVYVGNPRKLRLIWDSVDKSDARDARILGMVCRIEPRLLHPLKHRNSQAQADLSSIKSRDMLVKSRTQLINHIRGLVKTNGERLPKCSTASFAKKCEPLVPPELRSALDAVFQTLFHLNEQIKALDLQIEQLSMERYPETQYLRQVAGVGPITALCFVLTLEDPARFAKSRQVGPFLGLTPRRDQSGDTDKQLPITKAGNTYLRQLLVGSAQYIMGPFGPESNLRLHGMSIAARGGKNAKKRAVVAVARKLSVLLHRLWVTQDKYQPFYGMNKKAA, from the coding sequence ATGAAAAATACTATCACAATTGGAATCGATTTGGGAGACAAATTTCACATAGCAGTGGTATTTGACGGTGAGGGCAACGAACTGGAGACTGCCCAGGTGACCAATACAAAGGCCGGTGTCAGCAAATTCTTTCAGCGTTACAAACACGCCAGGGTGGCCATGGAGGCGGGCACTCATTCTCCGTGGATCAGCCGTCTGCTGGGAGAAATGGGGTTGACTGTCTATGTTGGCAACCCTCGCAAATTAAGATTGATTTGGGACAGTGTTGATAAATCCGATGCCCGTGATGCTCGGATATTGGGGATGGTCTGTCGGATAGAACCCCGGTTATTACATCCGTTGAAACACCGCAACAGCCAGGCACAAGCAGACCTTTCATCAATCAAGTCCCGTGATATGCTGGTCAAGAGCCGCACCCAGCTGATCAACCATATCCGAGGGCTTGTCAAGACCAATGGAGAGCGTTTGCCCAAATGCAGTACAGCGAGTTTTGCCAAAAAATGTGAACCCCTTGTGCCCCCTGAGCTTCGATCTGCTTTGGATGCTGTGTTTCAAACCCTCTTTCATTTGAACGAACAGATAAAGGCGCTTGATCTTCAGATTGAGCAGCTGAGTATGGAACGGTATCCGGAAACGCAATATCTACGTCAGGTAGCCGGTGTCGGTCCGATCACCGCGCTGTGTTTTGTGTTGACCCTGGAAGATCCTGCACGCTTTGCCAAAAGCCGTCAAGTGGGACCATTTTTAGGGCTGACACCCCGGCGGGATCAATCCGGAGATACTGACAAACAGCTTCCCATTACCAAGGCAGGGAATACTTACCTGCGCCAATTACTGGTGGGAAGCGCCCAGTATATTATGGGGCCGTTTGGGCCGGAGAGTAACCTGCGCCTGCATGGGATGTCGATTGCCGCCCGGGGAGGCAAAAACGCCAAGAAACGGGCGGTGGTTGCAGTGGCTCGGAAACTGTCTGTGCTGCTACATCGACTGTGGGTGACCCAAGATAAATATCAACCGTTTTATGGCATGAACAAAAAAGCGGCCTGA